From a region of the Novipirellula artificiosorum genome:
- the ygfZ gene encoding CAF17-like 4Fe-4S cluster assembly/insertion protein YgfZ has translation MSTPEYYVLPAVSVIDVVGADAPAIVNNLTTQEVLSLNQGQGHESFITDVRGKTVGHVHVFRQENAFRMIGAVGQSQRIAAHVDRYTIREDAIPKIRDEDFKYFLLSSAAVLKAMEAKSLDVGPGGASGSEGRTTADGSNSPNDPLDATTVSIGGIDAQLVDVRWLADDSRLMLVAAGDAAVASDELQKLGFEMHEEACFHRLRTQRGFPWYGIDIDESNLPQEINRDRETLSFTKGCYLGQETVARLDAMGQVQRKLVRWSIEGASPAPSTTLQSDGKTVGRLTSVASTGGGESCALGFARRTHFDPGAIASGIDESTQTTFVATVLK, from the coding sequence ATGAGTACACCCGAATATTATGTCCTGCCCGCCGTTTCCGTCATCGACGTGGTTGGTGCCGATGCGCCGGCGATTGTCAACAACTTAACGACCCAAGAGGTTCTGTCGCTGAACCAGGGGCAAGGACACGAGAGTTTCATCACGGACGTCCGCGGGAAAACCGTTGGCCATGTGCATGTGTTTCGTCAAGAAAACGCCTTTCGCATGATCGGAGCAGTGGGACAATCGCAGCGCATCGCCGCCCATGTCGACCGCTACACGATCCGCGAAGATGCAATCCCCAAGATTCGCGACGAAGACTTCAAGTATTTTTTGTTGTCATCGGCGGCGGTTCTCAAAGCGATGGAAGCAAAGTCGCTTGACGTCGGACCGGGGGGAGCCAGCGGGTCCGAAGGACGGACAACGGCCGACGGCTCGAACTCGCCTAACGACCCCTTGGACGCAACAACGGTATCGATTGGCGGTATCGATGCGCAGCTTGTTGACGTTCGTTGGCTCGCGGACGACAGTCGCTTGATGCTTGTTGCCGCTGGCGACGCGGCCGTCGCCTCGGATGAGTTGCAAAAGCTGGGGTTTGAGATGCACGAGGAAGCCTGCTTCCATCGGTTACGGACTCAGCGCGGGTTTCCGTGGTATGGCATCGACATTGACGAAAGCAATTTGCCACAGGAAATCAATCGGGATCGAGAAACCCTATCGTTCACCAAAGGCTGTTACCTTGGTCAGGAAACCGTGGCTCGGCTTGACGCGATGGGTCAAGTTCAACGCAAGTTGGTTCGCTGGTCTATCGAAGGAGCATCCCCAGCACCCTCCACCACGCTGCAGAGTGATGGAAAGACCGTCGGCCGCCTGACAAGTGTTGCAAGCACTGGCGGCGGAGAATCGTGTGCCTTGGGCTTTGCGCGTCGCACTCACTTCGATCCTGGGGCGATCGCATCGGGCATCGACGAGAGCACTCAAACCACCTTTGTCGCAACGGTGCTGAAATAA
- a CDS encoding HzsA-related protein: MMRSSTACCLALFLGFTLAASYGAESTWLAPQPDSFQPGPLLQSMLDGPLSEVDEIVFAMRIACNDHWYVNFGYYCNEPEKMGFGEGGRLCRLNLRSGKLNVLLDDPLGGVRDPQLHYDGDKILFSYRKGGTPTYHLYEIQTDGSGLRQLTFGPDDDIEPTYLPDGGIVFGSSRCRRMVNCWITRVTTLYRCDADGSNIRMLSSNNDHDNTPWTLPDGRVLYMRWEYVDRSQVHFHHLWTTNPDGTGQMVSFGNQQGGVAMLDAKPIRSSDKIVASFSPGHGRPEHMGSVAVVDLRGGPDVSSMVRQVSQGNQLFRDPYGMDENCFLVADAKGIHVMDRDGNTEAIYRVSESDGSMQCHEPRPILARPREPVIAPQVDLDEPTAHVVLADIYHGRSMGELAVGQIKKLLVLEQLPKPVNFSGGQDPISIGGTFTLARILGTVPVEPDGSASIELPALRSLFFVALDENDLSVRRMQSFMTLQPGETVGCVGCHEHRSETSPPDRRLAALAKPAQKIQPIDDVPDVIDFVRDVQPILDQHCATCHNAKAFEGQIDLSGDHTPVFSVSYWTLTKLGLVADGRNNPYSLQAPRTIGSSASRLMQLIDGSHHDAKLTDPQRKLIRLWIDTSAPYPGTYAALGSGAVAVELPYEMLSRRCGECHHVAPIQRPHQHYVDFHTHFGPKDNKLPPYLANAPWQHPMVPQSRCNLTNPELSILLRAPLAKSAGGLQLCGRPVFTNTDDVDYQELLRTIDQAADQLRIRKRFDMPGFQPNEHYLREMRRFEIEPQLIPGSDQVDVYATDQAYWRSFWYRQPLRH; the protein is encoded by the coding sequence ATGATGCGATCAAGCACCGCTTGCTGCCTCGCCTTGTTCCTTGGTTTCACGTTGGCAGCTTCCTATGGCGCGGAATCCACTTGGCTCGCCCCACAACCGGATTCGTTTCAACCCGGCCCGCTGCTGCAATCGATGCTTGACGGCCCACTCAGCGAAGTCGACGAGATCGTCTTCGCAATGCGCATTGCGTGCAACGATCATTGGTACGTCAACTTTGGTTACTACTGCAATGAACCCGAGAAGATGGGGTTTGGCGAGGGTGGGCGACTTTGTCGGCTCAACCTGCGAAGTGGGAAACTCAATGTGCTGCTTGACGATCCACTCGGTGGCGTGCGTGATCCGCAATTGCACTACGATGGTGATAAAATCCTGTTCTCCTATCGAAAAGGGGGCACCCCGACTTACCATCTTTACGAGATCCAGACCGACGGTAGCGGGCTGAGACAATTGACGTTTGGGCCAGACGATGACATCGAACCCACTTACCTTCCTGATGGCGGGATTGTGTTTGGTTCGAGTCGCTGTCGACGGATGGTGAATTGTTGGATCACGCGTGTGACCACCCTTTATCGTTGCGATGCCGACGGCAGCAACATCCGCATGCTGTCGAGCAACAACGATCATGACAACACACCTTGGACGCTCCCGGACGGTCGCGTGTTGTACATGCGTTGGGAGTATGTGGACCGAAGCCAAGTCCACTTCCACCATCTTTGGACGACCAATCCTGATGGAACCGGACAGATGGTCAGCTTTGGAAATCAGCAAGGCGGGGTTGCGATGCTCGATGCGAAACCGATTCGCTCGAGCGACAAAATCGTTGCTTCCTTTTCGCCGGGCCATGGACGCCCTGAACACATGGGGTCGGTCGCGGTCGTTGACCTTCGGGGAGGCCCCGATGTGTCCTCGATGGTACGCCAAGTGAGTCAAGGCAATCAGCTCTTCCGTGACCCTTACGGAATGGACGAGAACTGTTTTTTGGTGGCCGACGCCAAAGGAATCCACGTGATGGATCGTGATGGAAACACCGAAGCGATCTACCGCGTCTCGGAATCGGACGGTTCGATGCAATGCCACGAACCTCGCCCGATTCTGGCAAGACCTCGTGAACCGGTCATCGCGCCGCAGGTGGATCTGGACGAACCGACCGCCCATGTCGTGCTCGCCGACATCTACCACGGACGATCCATGGGTGAGTTGGCCGTGGGGCAGATCAAGAAACTGCTCGTGCTCGAGCAATTGCCCAAACCGGTCAATTTCTCGGGTGGCCAGGATCCCATCAGCATCGGTGGGACCTTTACGTTGGCTCGCATTTTGGGCACGGTCCCCGTCGAACCGGACGGGTCCGCGTCGATCGAGCTACCGGCCTTGCGGTCGCTGTTCTTCGTCGCACTCGATGAAAACGACCTTTCCGTTCGCCGAATGCAAAGCTTCATGACGCTTCAACCAGGCGAAACCGTTGGCTGTGTCGGCTGCCACGAGCATCGCTCCGAAACCTCACCGCCCGATCGCCGGTTAGCTGCCCTGGCGAAGCCTGCACAGAAAATCCAGCCGATCGACGATGTGCCTGACGTGATCGATTTCGTTCGCGATGTTCAACCGATTCTCGACCAGCACTGTGCCACCTGCCACAATGCGAAAGCCTTTGAAGGGCAAATCGATCTCAGTGGCGATCACACTCCCGTGTTCTCCGTGAGTTATTGGACCCTCACCAAACTGGGGCTTGTCGCCGACGGTCGCAACAACCCCTATTCGCTGCAAGCACCTCGAACCATTGGAAGTTCAGCGAGCCGGTTGATGCAATTGATCGATGGGTCCCATCACGACGCAAAACTGACCGATCCGCAACGCAAATTGATTCGTTTGTGGATCGACACCAGCGCGCCCTACCCAGGGACCTATGCGGCGTTGGGCAGCGGTGCGGTTGCCGTGGAGTTGCCGTACGAAATGCTGTCGCGGCGCTGCGGCGAGTGTCATCATGTTGCGCCGATTCAACGGCCCCATCAACACTACGTTGATTTCCACACCCATTTTGGCCCCAAAGACAACAAGCTGCCACCCTACTTGGCCAACGCGCCGTGGCAACACCCAATGGTTCCACAATCGCGATGCAACTTAACGAACCCCGAGTTGTCGATTTTGTTGCGAGCTCCCTTGGCGAAATCGGCCGGTGGCTTGCAGCTGTGTGGTCGCCCGGTTTTCACAAACACCGATGACGTCGACTATCAAGAACTGCTTCGCACGATTGACCAAGCGGCCGACCAACTGCGAATTCGCAAGCGATTTGACATGCCCGGCTTTCAGCCAAATGAGCATTACCTTCGAGAAATGCGGCGTTTTGAGATCGAACCGCAGTTGATTCCCGGATCGGATCAAGTCGATGTCTATGCGACCGACCAAGCGTATTGGCGATCGTTTTGGTATCGGCAACCGTTAAGGCATTGA
- a CDS encoding PHP domain-containing protein has translation MRSLCLFRSSLIGATVLLLSFVVNAQEVRHEIHFPDLPGYQTLKCDFHMHTVFSDGNVWPTVRVEEAWRQGLDAIAITDHLEYQPKSSDLPTNHNRPYELAKPAADACSLILIRGSEITRDTPPGHFNGIFLSDSRPLDTPEFFDAVKAANDQNAFVFWNHQGWKGEEKGRWMEVHTTLFEASMFQGMEVDNNNSYFPTAHRWCLEKGLTLLGNSDIHSPDLIVENRSDHHRTMTLVFAAERTAESIHEALRDRRTVVWGQGHLIGRQEHLEPLFDAAVSVTQPIVRMGKQVTLQIRNQCEAEIVLDRSAGNGPQSIKLSPCATTLVTFRTPDSETPLELHYTASNLLIAPETGLPVTLTTEASSTDL, from the coding sequence ATGAGAAGCCTTTGTCTTTTTCGTTCTAGCCTTATCGGGGCGACGGTTTTGTTGTTGTCGTTCGTCGTCAACGCACAGGAAGTCCGTCACGAGATCCATTTTCCTGATTTGCCTGGCTACCAGACGTTGAAGTGCGACTTTCACATGCATACCGTTTTTTCGGATGGGAATGTTTGGCCAACGGTGCGAGTGGAAGAAGCGTGGCGCCAAGGCCTTGATGCGATTGCAATTACGGATCATCTCGAGTACCAACCCAAATCGAGCGACCTTCCCACCAATCACAACCGGCCCTACGAGTTAGCCAAACCAGCAGCCGATGCCTGCAGTCTGATTTTGATCCGCGGCAGCGAGATCACTCGAGACACGCCCCCGGGGCACTTCAACGGGATCTTCTTGAGCGATTCTCGGCCGCTCGATACGCCCGAGTTCTTCGATGCGGTGAAAGCGGCCAACGATCAAAATGCTTTTGTGTTTTGGAATCATCAAGGATGGAAAGGAGAGGAAAAAGGACGTTGGATGGAGGTACATACCACTCTGTTTGAAGCGAGCATGTTTCAAGGTATGGAGGTCGATAACAACAACAGCTACTTTCCCACGGCCCATCGCTGGTGTTTAGAAAAAGGACTGACCCTGCTTGGGAATTCGGATATCCACTCCCCCGACCTGATCGTCGAAAATCGATCGGACCACCACCGAACGATGACCTTGGTGTTCGCGGCCGAGCGAACCGCAGAGTCGATTCATGAGGCGCTGCGCGATCGCCGAACGGTCGTGTGGGGTCAAGGGCATTTGATCGGACGGCAAGAGCACCTCGAACCACTGTTTGACGCAGCGGTGAGCGTGACCCAGCCCATCGTGCGAATGGGGAAGCAGGTCACGTTGCAGATTCGTAATCAATGCGAAGCGGAAATCGTACTCGATCGCAGTGCCGGAAACGGTCCCCAGTCGATCAAGCTCTCGCCATGCGCGACCACACTTGTCACGTTCCGAACTCCTGACTCCGAGACCCCCCTTGAGCTCCACTACACGGCAAGCAACTTATTGATTGCACCCGAAACGGGGTTGCCGGTGACGCTGACGACCGAAGCATCATCGACCGATTTGTAG
- a CDS encoding response regulator, with translation MHLLLVDTDTDLLATLQRYLERAGYRVSTAESGPQCEEQIRECRPDVLVLEPALPDDWGIKLLKRYSDANAWISVPVVVLSRRSPKHFSIQIEPYHVKPISMSVLIESIEKMAHGSFLM, from the coding sequence TTGCATCTATTGCTCGTGGATACCGACACGGATTTGTTGGCAACGCTTCAGCGGTACCTCGAGCGAGCGGGGTATCGGGTTTCGACGGCCGAGAGTGGTCCGCAGTGCGAAGAACAGATACGCGAGTGCCGTCCTGATGTCTTAGTCCTTGAACCGGCGTTACCCGATGATTGGGGCATCAAATTGCTGAAGCGATACAGTGACGCGAATGCATGGATCTCGGTTCCGGTCGTCGTGCTTTCGCGAAGGAGTCCCAAACATTTTTCGATCCAGATCGAGCCCTATCATGTCAAGCCGATCTCCATGAGTGTCTTGATCGAAAGCATTGAGAAAATGGCACACGGTTCCTTCTTGATGTGA
- the amrA gene encoding AmmeMemoRadiSam system protein A: MLSSPESILLTDADQQTLLDVAEQSIEIGLETRRIMEPEVASYSEDLRHVQSSFVTLRLQEQLRGSAGSIEATVPLISDVSCNASRAAFNNGRFPSLNQAEFDDLIIQITVLSPLRHLITRSFGDVIAYIQPGVDGVVLRLGGHVATFLPDVWETLQDPVEFFRHLRLKAGLDPDRWSPRIRVSTYRTQRMIRSRRQSRASRPSASSTQPVDSMAEVT, from the coding sequence ATGTTAAGCTCCCCCGAATCGATCCTGTTGACGGATGCTGACCAACAAACGTTGCTGGATGTTGCCGAACAAAGCATCGAAATTGGTTTGGAGACACGGCGGATCATGGAACCCGAGGTGGCCTCGTACAGCGAGGATCTTCGCCACGTGCAATCTTCGTTCGTGACACTTCGGCTTCAGGAGCAGCTACGCGGATCGGCGGGATCCATCGAAGCAACCGTACCTCTGATTTCAGACGTCAGTTGCAACGCGTCGCGCGCGGCGTTCAACAACGGCCGGTTTCCTTCCTTGAACCAAGCGGAATTCGACGACTTGATCATCCAGATCACCGTCTTGAGTCCACTGCGGCATTTGATTACACGATCCTTCGGCGACGTGATCGCGTACATCCAGCCCGGTGTCGATGGGGTGGTGCTGAGATTAGGTGGCCATGTTGCCACGTTTTTGCCAGATGTTTGGGAGACGCTGCAGGATCCGGTCGAGTTTTTTCGGCATTTACGCTTGAAGGCAGGTCTGGACCCCGACCGATGGTCGCCGCGAATTCGGGTTTCAACTTATCGAACCCAACGAATGATTCGGTCGCGACGCCAATCACGAGCCAGCCGTCCATCAGCCAGCAGCACGCAACCGGTCGATTCCATGGCAGAGGTGACTTAG
- the tnpC gene encoding IS66 family transposase, giving the protein MSSCTSAELDSVSKDRSNDLSDPDQPPKPKNRRGQQPGRPAPNRRDYSHLPEREQLIELPEDAKVCACCGEPLVGLGQSDPCEQIEIETILYRRVVRRGRYRRTCQCHAQPRTVTAPLPPKLLPKSIFGTSLWIHLLLEKFHLQRPTHRTIEQLGLLGVDLAAGTIAGGLKRIEPLLTPIYDAICDRQTKSNYFQADETRWKVFVEKAGKTGHLWWLWLFAGEDSIAYVLDPSRSHDVPQSHLSDDVQGVLMVDRYSAYKAIEQVKEGQLALAFCWAHVRRDFVKVGKGYPELVPWALQWLGRIAELYRLNRERVKHPIDSEPFREADAALRQHLDSMWAQRDVELSTEKLRDPCCKVITSLRKHWGGLTLFVDDPRIPLDNNYGERLIRNPALGRKNYYGSGAEWSGRLAVMMFSIFATLALWKINPYKWLSWYFEACAENDGKIPSDPSSFLPWNLSTERLSEQRSSPATALTSDTS; this is encoded by the coding sequence TTGTCAAGTTGCACCTCTGCAGAGCTCGACTCCGTCAGCAAGGATCGGTCCAACGATCTGAGTGATCCTGACCAGCCGCCCAAACCCAAAAACCGACGTGGGCAACAACCCGGTCGTCCCGCTCCCAATCGACGAGACTACTCTCACTTGCCCGAGCGTGAGCAACTCATTGAATTGCCCGAGGACGCAAAAGTCTGTGCATGCTGCGGCGAGCCACTGGTAGGTCTCGGGCAAAGTGATCCCTGCGAGCAGATTGAAATCGAGACGATCCTTTACCGTCGAGTGGTTCGCCGTGGACGTTATCGCCGAACGTGTCAGTGCCATGCCCAGCCTCGAACGGTGACAGCCCCGTTGCCGCCAAAGCTGCTTCCCAAAAGCATTTTCGGCACGAGCCTATGGATTCATTTGCTGTTGGAGAAATTTCATTTACAGCGACCGACTCATCGCACGATTGAACAACTTGGGCTTCTTGGAGTCGACCTTGCAGCGGGAACCATTGCGGGTGGATTGAAGCGAATCGAGCCTCTGTTGACGCCTATCTATGACGCGATTTGCGATCGCCAGACGAAGTCAAACTACTTTCAGGCAGACGAGACGCGATGGAAAGTATTCGTTGAAAAGGCTGGGAAAACTGGGCATCTTTGGTGGCTATGGCTGTTCGCCGGTGAAGATTCGATCGCCTATGTGCTTGATCCAAGCCGCAGTCACGATGTTCCCCAGTCGCACTTGTCCGACGACGTGCAAGGCGTGCTGATGGTTGATCGCTACAGTGCTTACAAAGCGATCGAACAAGTCAAAGAGGGTCAGCTTGCGTTGGCGTTTTGTTGGGCGCATGTGCGTCGGGACTTTGTGAAAGTCGGCAAAGGCTATCCTGAGTTGGTGCCATGGGCTCTGCAGTGGCTCGGTCGTATCGCGGAGCTCTATCGACTCAATCGCGAGCGAGTGAAACACCCGATTGACAGCGAGCCATTCAGGGAAGCCGACGCAGCTTTGCGTCAGCACCTTGATTCGATGTGGGCTCAGCGGGACGTCGAACTATCGACTGAAAAGCTTCGCGATCCCTGCTGCAAAGTGATCACGAGCTTGCGAAAACACTGGGGTGGCTTGACGTTGTTCGTCGACGATCCACGGATTCCGCTGGACAACAACTACGGCGAACGTTTGATTCGCAATCCAGCATTGGGTCGTAAGAATTACTATGGCAGTGGAGCGGAGTGGTCAGGTCGCTTGGCAGTGATGATGTTCTCGATCTTCGCGACGCTTGCACTTTGGAAAATCAATCCCTACAAGTGGCTGAGTTGGTACTTCGAAGCGTGTGCAGAAAACGACGGCAAGATCCCCAGCGATCCGTCCTCCTTCTTGCCCTGGAATCTATCAACCGAACGCTTGTCCGAACAGCGAAGTTCGCCTGCAACCGCCTTGACGAGCGATACTTCGTAA
- a CDS encoding PEP-CTERM sorting domain-containing protein (PEP-CTERM proteins occur, often in large numbers, in the proteomes of bacteria that also encode an exosortase, a predicted intramembrane cysteine proteinase. The presence of a PEP-CTERM domain at a protein's C-terminus predicts cleavage within the sorting domain, followed by covalent anchoring to some some component of the (usually Gram-negative) cell surface. Many PEP-CTERM proteins exhibit an unusual sequence composition that includes large numbers of potential glycosylation sites. Expression of one such protein has been shown restore the ability of a bacterium to form floc, a type of biofilm.): MTLKIRLGVACLAMLVASAEQVKAGMITAWGSDGNGVVSNAPTSTGFTSIAGGNYNGFALQADGSITAWGYDGYGLVSNAPTGTGFTSIAGGGYYNGFALQADGSITAWGYDGYGLVSNAPTGTGFTSIAAGDYTGFALQADGSITAWGYDGSGLVSNAPTGTGFTSIAGGGYFNGYALQAVNASVPEPTSLAIFGFGAFGLVASGIRRRRQKQTA, encoded by the coding sequence ATGACACTTAAAATAAGACTTGGGGTTGCGTGCTTGGCGATGCTAGTCGCTTCGGCGGAGCAGGTGAAGGCAGGGATGATCACCGCCTGGGGATCCGATGGCAACGGCGTGGTGAGCAACGCCCCCACCAGCACCGGATTCACCTCCATTGCTGGGGGGAACTACAACGGATTCGCCCTCCAGGCCGACGGTTCTATCACCGCCTGGGGATACGATGGCTACGGCCTGGTGAGCAATGCCCCCACCGGCACCGGATTCACTTCCATCGCCGGGGGGGGGTACTACAACGGATTCGCCCTCCAGGCCGACGGTTCTATCACCGCCTGGGGATACGATGGCTACGGTCTGGTGAGCAACGCCCCTACCGGCACCGGATTCACCTCCATTGCTGCGGGGGACTACACCGGATTCGCCCTCCAGGCCGACGGTTCTATCACCGCCTGGGGATACGATGGCTCCGGTCTGGTGAGCAACGCCCCTACCGGCACCGGATTCACTTCCATCGCCGGGGGGGGGTACTTTAACGGATACGCCCTCCAGGCCGTGAACGCCAGCGTCCCAGAACCCACCTCGCTCGCCATTTTCGGATTCGGTGCGTTTGGCCTAGTCGCTAGTGGCATCCGCCGACGAAGGCAAAAGCAGACGGCGTAG
- a CDS encoding PEP-CTERM sorting domain-containing protein codes for MFKTRFIDMGTNAMMNFLRFGFVCLTTMVATTGQVQAGMISAWGANGYGVVSNAPTGNGYTAIAAGCYNGYALHADGSITAWGGDRYGQVSNAPTGNGFTAIAAANDNGYALKADGSINAWGNDEYGQVTDAPTGTGFTAIAAADFNGYALKADGSITIWGYSGGGLVSDAPTGTGFIALAGSRSSGYALQGDGSITTWGSNINGAMNAPKDAGFTAIGGGLYNGYALHADGSIAAWGDDYSDQVSNAPTGNGFTAIAAAFRNGYALQADGSITAWGWDHYGQVSNAPTGTGFTAIAAGCNNGYALQADTVVSPVPEPASLTIFGFGAIGLAASSIRIRKRKHTT; via the coding sequence TTGTTCAAGACTCGATTTATCGATATGGGAACAAACGCAATGATGAACTTCTTAAGATTCGGTTTTGTTTGCTTAACGACGATGGTCGCTACGACGGGACAGGTGCAGGCGGGGATGATTTCCGCCTGGGGAGCCAATGGCTACGGTGTGGTGAGCAATGCACCCACCGGCAACGGATACACAGCCATCGCTGCGGGCTGCTACAACGGCTACGCCCTCCATGCCGATGGGTCCATCACCGCCTGGGGAGGCGATCGCTACGGCCAGGTGAGCAACGCCCCCACCGGCAACGGCTTTACAGCCATCGCTGCGGCGAATGACAACGGCTACGCCCTCAAGGCCGACGGGTCCATCAACGCCTGGGGAAACGATGAATACGGCCAGGTGACCGACGCCCCCACCGGCACCGGCTTCACAGCCATCGCTGCGGCGGACTTCAACGGCTACGCCCTCAAGGCCGACGGTTCCATTACTATCTGGGGATACAGTGGCGGCGGCCTGGTAAGTGACGCCCCCACCGGAACCGGATTCATAGCCCTCGCTGGGTCGCGATCCAGTGGCTACGCCCTCCAGGGCGACGGGTCCATTACCACCTGGGGATCCAATATCAACGGCGCGATGAACGCCCCCAAGGACGCCGGCTTCACAGCCATCGGTGGGGGCCTCTACAACGGCTACGCCCTCCATGCCGATGGGTCCATCGCCGCTTGGGGAGATGACTACAGCGACCAGGTGAGCAACGCCCCCACCGGCAACGGATTCACAGCCATCGCTGCGGCCTTCCGCAACGGCTACGCCCTCCAGGCCGATGGTTCCATCACCGCCTGGGGATGGGATCACTACGGCCAGGTGAGCAACGCACCCACCGGCACCGGCTTCACAGCCATCGCTGCGGGCTGCAACAACGGCTACGCCCTACAGGCCGATACGGTGGTTTCTCCCGTTCCAGAACCCGCCTCCCTCACCATCTTCGGCTTCGGAGCCATTGGCTTAGCCGCCAGCAGTATTCGCATTCGAAAGCGAAAGCACACTACGTAG
- a CDS encoding helix-turn-helix transcriptional regulator, whose amino-acid sequence MSTQTKALERVTDGRGRSMFSVDALAERWNCSARHVYRMADSGRMPRPIKLGSLVRWPIAVIEQWEQDGCPNVRNANKRDQR is encoded by the coding sequence ATGTCTACTCAGACGAAAGCACTAGAGCGAGTCACCGACGGTCGGGGCCGCTCGATGTTCTCGGTCGATGCCCTAGCGGAACGCTGGAATTGTTCGGCAAGGCACGTTTACAGAATGGCCGATTCTGGCAGGATGCCGCGACCGATTAAACTCGGTTCGCTTGTCCGTTGGCCCATTGCCGTAATTGAGCAATGGGAACAAGACGGCTGCCCCAATGTCCGCAACGCGAACAAAAGGGACCAACGATGA
- a CDS encoding DUF669 domain-containing protein — MGKLTDILRDQGKLDTIESAWGTTDAAADFDTLPKGEYIADIVKGDAMESRSKGTPGYRLTFEIVDGDHAGGRFWHEVWFTENAMSRTKRDLLKLGIKELRQLEKPLPAVFRCRVKLVIRRDDDGNEGNRVRRFDVIEVIKPEPDAFAPDAAPEPQTATSGDDGKDDDDKATAVDAFDDGDTAAGDLFQ; from the coding sequence ATGGGCAAGCTCACTGACATTCTACGCGACCAAGGCAAACTTGACACTATCGAATCGGCTTGGGGAACGACCGACGCCGCCGCTGATTTTGACACGTTGCCAAAGGGTGAATACATCGCGGACATCGTTAAGGGTGACGCGATGGAAAGCCGCTCGAAAGGGACGCCGGGATACCGGCTGACATTTGAAATCGTTGACGGGGACCATGCGGGCGGCCGATTCTGGCACGAAGTATGGTTTACCGAAAACGCAATGTCGCGGACCAAACGCGATTTGCTCAAACTTGGTATCAAAGAATTGCGGCAACTGGAAAAGCCGCTTCCCGCTGTGTTCCGATGCCGAGTCAAGTTGGTCATTCGACGCGATGACGACGGCAATGAAGGCAACCGAGTACGCCGATTTGATGTCATCGAAGTTATCAAACCGGAACCGGACGCTTTCGCACCCGACGCCGCACCTGAACCGCAAACCGCCACCAGTGGCGACGACGGCAAGGATGACGACGACAAGGCGACCGCCGTCGATGCGTTTGACGATGGCGACACCGCCGCGGGAGATTTGTTTCAGTGA